A single region of the Roseivivax sp. THAF197b genome encodes:
- a CDS encoding vitamin B12-dependent ribonucleotide reductase: MKIDRHYTKAGQDAYEGISFVTTASEIRNPDGTIVFRLDDIEVPASWSQVASDVIAQKYFRKAGVPVELKRVEEAGVPEFLWRSVPASKDTERTGETSSKQVFDRLAGAWCYWGWKGGYFTTEEDARAYYDEMRHMLATQTAAPNSPQWFNTGLHWAYGIDGPGQGHYYVDYKTGKLTKSKSAYEHPQPHACFIQSVADDLVGDGGIMDLWVREARLFKYGSGTGTNFSSLRGEGEKLSGGGKSSGLMGFLKIGDRAAGAIKSGGTTRRAAKMVICDADHPDIEEFINWKVKEEQKVASIVAGSKMHEQMLNGIFGAIASFDGSAEGAYDPKTNPSLKEAIRAAKKVQIPETYVKRVLDYAKQGYTSIEFPTYDTDWDSEAYASVSGQNSNNSIRVTDAFLKAVKDDADWELYNRTDGSVAKTIKARDLWEQVGHAAWACADPGIQFHDTVNAWHTCPEDGAIRGSNPCSEYMFLDDTACNLASMNLLTFLKDGKFDAETYMHATRLWTLTLEISVTMAQFPSKEIAQLSYDFRTLGLGYANIGGLLMNMGYSYDSDEGRALCGALTAIMTGVSYATSAEIAGELGAFSGYERNKAHMLRVIRNHRNAAYGATTGYEKLAVKPVPLDHGNCPDQGLVDLAMSTWDQALKLGEAHGYRNAQTSVIAPTGTIGLVMDCDTTGIEPDFALVKFKKLAGGGYFKIINRSVPAALEKLGYSSAHIEEIVSYAVGHGSIGNAPGINHTSLVGHGFGPAQLEKVDGALASAFDIRFVFNQWTLGEEFCREVLGIPAAKLNDPSFDLLRHLGYTKAEIEAANDHVCGTMTLEGAPHLKEEHYAIFDCANPCGKKGKRFLGVDSHIKMMAAAQSFISGAISKTINMPNDATIEDCQRAYELSWSLGTKANALYRDGSKLSQPLASALVEDDDEAAEILESGSVQEKAAVLAEKVVEKIVIKEVEKATAREKMPERRKGYTQKAIVGGHKVYLRTGEYADGSLGEIFIDMHKEGAGFRAMMNNFAIAVSVGLQYGVPLEEFVDAFTFTKFEPAGMVQGNDSIKNATSILDYIFRELAVSYLDRTDLAHVKPEGATFDDIGRGEEEGVSNVKEISESAASKSLEVLKQISSSGYLRKRVPQELVVLQGGQATAFAAPDNASAALTTLMPETTTTTTTVAMKSETTSTSGGMDASAKARMQGFEGEACGECGNYTLVRNGTCMKCNTCGGTSGCS, translated from the coding sequence ATGAAGATCGATCGTCACTACACGAAAGCCGGACAGGACGCTTACGAAGGCATTTCGTTTGTCACCACGGCGTCCGAAATTCGCAATCCGGACGGCACGATCGTCTTCCGCCTGGACGACATCGAGGTTCCCGCCTCCTGGAGCCAGGTCGCCTCCGACGTGATCGCGCAGAAATACTTCCGCAAGGCAGGCGTGCCCGTCGAGCTGAAGCGCGTCGAAGAGGCGGGAGTCCCGGAATTCCTGTGGCGCTCCGTGCCCGCGTCGAAGGACACCGAGCGCACCGGTGAGACCTCCTCGAAGCAGGTCTTCGACCGTCTTGCAGGCGCCTGGTGTTATTGGGGCTGGAAAGGTGGCTACTTCACCACCGAAGAGGACGCGCGCGCCTATTACGACGAAATGCGCCACATGCTGGCCACGCAGACGGCCGCGCCGAACTCGCCCCAGTGGTTCAACACCGGCCTGCATTGGGCCTACGGCATCGACGGTCCCGGTCAGGGCCACTACTACGTGGATTACAAGACCGGCAAACTGACGAAGTCGAAGTCGGCCTATGAGCATCCGCAGCCCCATGCCTGCTTCATCCAGTCCGTCGCAGACGATCTGGTGGGCGATGGCGGGATCATGGATCTCTGGGTCCGCGAGGCGCGCCTGTTCAAGTACGGCTCCGGCACCGGCACCAACTTCTCCTCGCTCCGGGGCGAGGGCGAGAAGCTGTCGGGCGGCGGCAAGTCCTCGGGCCTGATGGGCTTCCTGAAGATCGGCGACCGCGCGGCGGGTGCCATCAAGTCGGGCGGCACCACGCGTCGCGCGGCCAAGATGGTGATCTGCGACGCCGATCACCCGGACATCGAGGAATTCATCAACTGGAAGGTCAAGGAAGAGCAGAAGGTCGCGTCCATCGTCGCGGGCTCCAAGATGCACGAGCAGATGCTCAACGGCATCTTCGGGGCCATCGCGTCCTTCGACGGCTCCGCCGAGGGGGCATATGACCCGAAAACGAACCCGTCCCTGAAAGAGGCGATCCGCGCCGCCAAGAAGGTCCAGATCCCCGAGACCTACGTGAAGCGCGTGCTCGATTACGCCAAGCAGGGCTACACCTCGATCGAATTCCCGACCTATGACACCGATTGGGACTCCGAGGCCTACGCCTCGGTCTCGGGCCAGAACTCCAACAACTCGATCCGTGTGACCGACGCCTTCCTCAAGGCCGTCAAGGACGACGCCGATTGGGAGCTTTACAACCGCACCGACGGTTCGGTCGCCAAGACCATCAAGGCGCGCGATCTGTGGGAGCAGGTGGGCCACGCGGCCTGGGCCTGCGCTGACCCGGGCATCCAGTTCCACGATACCGTCAATGCCTGGCACACATGCCCCGAAGACGGCGCGATCCGCGGCTCGAACCCGTGCTCGGAATACATGTTCCTCGACGACACGGCCTGCAACCTCGCCTCGATGAACCTGCTCACGTTCCTCAAGGACGGCAAGTTCGACGCAGAGACTTACATGCACGCCACGCGTCTGTGGACCCTGACGCTCGAGATCTCGGTGACCATGGCGCAATTCCCCTCGAAGGAGATCGCGCAGCTTTCCTACGATTTCCGCACGCTGGGGCTTGGCTACGCCAATATCGGCGGTCTGCTGATGAACATGGGCTATTCCTATGACAGCGACGAGGGCCGCGCGCTTTGCGGTGCGCTGACCGCCATCATGACGGGTGTGTCCTACGCGACCTCCGCCGAGATCGCGGGCGAGCTCGGCGCCTTCTCGGGCTATGAGCGCAACAAGGCGCATATGCTGCGCGTCATCCGCAACCACCGCAACGCGGCCTATGGTGCTACCACCGGCTACGAGAAGCTCGCCGTGAAGCCCGTGCCCCTCGATCATGGCAACTGCCCCGATCAGGGCCTGGTGGACCTCGCGATGTCGACCTGGGACCAGGCCCTGAAGCTGGGCGAGGCGCATGGTTACCGCAACGCGCAGACCTCCGTGATTGCGCCCACCGGCACGATCGGTCTCGTGATGGATTGTGACACGACCGGGATCGAGCCCGACTTCGCGCTGGTGAAGTTCAAGAAGCTCGCAGGCGGCGGTTACTTCAAGATCATCAACCGCTCGGTGCCCGCGGCGCTCGAGAAGCTCGGTTATTCCTCCGCGCATATCGAGGAGATCGTCTCCTACGCCGTGGGCCACGGCTCCATCGGCAACGCGCCCGGCATCAACCACACCTCGCTCGTCGGTCACGGCTTCGGCCCCGCGCAGCTGGAAAAGGTGGACGGCGCGCTGGCCTCGGCCTTCGACATCCGCTTCGTCTTCAACCAGTGGACCCTGGGCGAGGAATTCTGCCGCGAAGTGCTGGGCATCCCGGCCGCCAAGCTGAACGATCCCTCCTTCGATCTGCTGCGTCACCTGGGCTACACGAAGGCCGAGATCGAGGCTGCCAATGACCATGTCTGCGGCACCATGACCCTCGAAGGCGCACCGCACCTCAAGGAAGAGCATTACGCGATCTTCGATTGCGCCAACCCCTGCGGCAAGAAGGGCAAGCGCTTCCTCGGTGTCGACAGCCACATCAAGATGATGGCCGCGGCGCAGAGCTTCATTTCGGGCGCGATCTCCAAGACGATCAACATGCCCAACGACGCCACGATCGAGGATTGCCAGCGCGCCTATGAGCTCTCCTGGTCGCTCGGCACAAAGGCCAACGCGCTCTACCGCGACGGCTCCAAGCTGAGCCAGCCCTTGGCCTCCGCGCTTGTCGAGGATGACGACGAAGCCGCCGAGATCCTGGAATCGGGCTCGGTCCAGGAAAAGGCCGCCGTGCTGGCCGAGAAGGTGGTCGAGAAGATCGTCATCAAGGAGGTCGAGAAGGCCACCGCGCGCGAGAAGATGCCCGAGCGCCGCAAGGGCTACACCCAGAAGGCCATCGTCGGCGGGCATAAGGTCTACCTGCGCACCGGCGAATATGCCGATGGCTCGCTCGGCGAAATCTTCATCGACATGCACAAGGAAGGTGCGGGTTTCCGGGCGATGATGAACAACTTCGCCATCGCGGTCTCCGTGGGCCTTCAGTATGGCGTGCCGCTGGAGGAGTTCGTCGACGCCTTCACATTCACCAAGTTCGAGCCTGCGGGCATGGTGCAGGGCAACGACTCGATCAAGAACGCGACCTCGATCCTCGACTACATCTTCCGCGAACTGGCCGTGTCCTATCTTGACCGTACCGATCTGGCGCATGTGAAGCCCGAAGGGGCCACCTTCGACGATATCGGTCGCGGCGAGGAAGAGGGCGTGTCCAACGTCAAGGAGATCTCCGAAAGCGCCGCGTCCAAATCGCTCGAAGTGCTCAAGCAGATCAGCTCGTCGGGCTACCTGCGCAAGCGCGTCCCGCAGGAGCTGGTGGTGCTTCAGGGCGGTCAGGCCACGGCTTTCGCCGCGCCGGATAATGCCTCCGCGGCGCTGACCACGTTGATGCCCGAGACGACGACCACGACCACCACGGTCGCCATGAAGTCCGAGACCACGTCCACGTCGGGCGGCATGGACGCCTCCGCCAAGGCCCGGATGCAGGGCTTCGAGGGCGAGGCCTGCGGCGAGTGCGGCAACTACACGCTCGTGCGCAACGGCACCTGCATGAAGTGCAATACCTGCGGCGGCACGTCGGGCTGTAGCTGA
- a CDS encoding DUF192 domain-containing protein, which produces MGKRGRIAQRVIAALALGVLSVTSFAGSAVAQTCSEDRITLRGDFGTASFRIALADTPGERSQGLMNVPQMDRFAGMLFVYEEPGDVAFWMRNTLIPLDMIFADETGTVRKVHSNAVPHDETAIPGAPGTQFVLEINGGLAETLGIAPGTEMLHPAIEDAAWPCAAE; this is translated from the coding sequence ATGGGAAAGCGCGGTCGAATTGCACAACGCGTGATTGCCGCTCTGGCTCTCGGCGTTCTGTCGGTCACGTCGTTTGCGGGCAGTGCGGTTGCACAGACCTGCAGCGAGGACCGGATCACCCTGCGCGGCGATTTCGGCACGGCCAGTTTCCGCATCGCGCTGGCGGATACGCCGGGCGAACGCTCGCAAGGGCTGATGAACGTCCCGCAGATGGATCGATTCGCGGGCATGTTGTTCGTCTATGAGGAACCCGGCGACGTGGCCTTCTGGATGCGCAACACGCTCATCCCGCTCGACATGATCTTCGCGGACGAAACAGGCACCGTGCGCAAGGTGCATTCCAACGCCGTGCCGCATGATGAAACCGCGATCCCCGGCGCGCCCGGCACGCAATTTGTGCTCGAGATCAATGGCGGCCTGGCGGAGACGCTGGGCATCGCGCCAGGCACCGAGATGCTGCATCCGGCCATCGAGGACGCGGCCTGGCCCTGCGCCGCGGAATAA
- a CDS encoding cold-shock protein produces the protein MQSDEGETRVLGSVKWFDPGKGFGFVVADDGGRDILLHANVLRNFGQSSVADGARVEISVQETPRGFQATCVHMIEPPSSDTTPPLADFEAMDPETLASAELEPARVKWFDKSKGFGFANVFGSAEDVFIHVEVLRRSGLADLLPGEAIVLRVVQGKRGRMATEINSWESAVELHNA, from the coding sequence ATGCAAAGCGACGAAGGCGAGACGCGTGTTCTCGGTAGCGTGAAATGGTTCGACCCGGGTAAGGGCTTTGGGTTTGTCGTGGCAGACGATGGTGGCCGGGACATTCTTCTTCACGCGAACGTTCTTCGCAATTTCGGGCAAAGTTCCGTGGCCGATGGCGCGCGCGTGGAAATTTCCGTGCAGGAGACACCCCGCGGCTTCCAGGCCACCTGCGTGCATATGATCGAGCCCCCGTCCAGCGACACGACGCCGCCCCTTGCGGATTTCGAGGCGATGGACCCCGAGACGCTCGCCTCCGCCGAATTGGAGCCTGCGCGGGTCAAGTGGTTCGACAAGTCCAAGGGCTTCGGCTTTGCAAATGTCTTCGGCAGTGCCGAGGACGTGTTTATTCATGTCGAGGTCTTGCGCCGCTCCGGACTTGCGGATTTGTTGCCGGGCGAGGCGATTGTCCTGCGCGTCGTGCAGGGCAAACGCGGGCGCATGGCGACGGAGATCAATTCATGGGAAAGCGCGGTCGAATTGCACAACGCGTGA
- the pdxH gene encoding pyridoxamine 5'-phosphate oxidase, with product MTERDGIFAGEDPFEIARAWLAEAEKSEVNDPNAIALSTVDADGLPNARMVLLKDIEADAFVFYTNYGSQKATEIEAAGKAAFVMHWKSLRRQIRVRGVTEKEDGPAADAYFDSRSLKSRLGAWASDQSQPLKSRAELMGKVAKMTTKFGTNPPRPPFWGGIRIRPVEIEFWADGAFRLHDRFVWRRQMDAHDWKIDRLSP from the coding sequence ATGACTGAGCGGGACGGAATTTTTGCGGGCGAGGATCCGTTCGAGATTGCGCGCGCCTGGCTGGCGGAAGCCGAGAAGTCGGAAGTGAACGATCCGAACGCCATCGCGCTCTCGACCGTCGATGCCGACGGGCTGCCCAATGCGCGCATGGTTCTGCTCAAGGATATCGAGGCCGACGCGTTCGTCTTCTACACCAATTACGGAAGCCAGAAGGCGACCGAGATCGAGGCTGCGGGCAAGGCCGCCTTCGTGATGCACTGGAAGTCGCTGCGTCGGCAAATCCGGGTGCGCGGCGTGACCGAAAAGGAAGACGGGCCCGCGGCAGACGCCTATTTTGATTCGCGCTCTCTCAAGAGCCGTCTTGGCGCTTGGGCGTCCGATCAGTCCCAACCGCTCAAAAGTCGGGCGGAATTGATGGGCAAAGTCGCCAAAATGACCACCAAGTTCGGCACAAACCCGCCGAGACCCCCCTTTTGGGGAGGTATCCGTATCCGTCCGGTTGAGATAGAATTCTGGGCAGATGGGGCGTTCAGACTGCATGATCGCTTCGTGTGGCGCAGGCAAATGGACGCGCACGACTGGAAAATTGACCGTCTGTCCCCTTGA
- the fabI gene encoding enoyl-ACP reductase FabI: MSNSLMAGKRGLIMGLANDKSIAWGIAKACADAGAELAFSYQGDALKKRVGPLAESLGSDIVLPCDVGDEASIDALFDGLKERWDRLDFIVHAIGYSDKTQLRGRYVDTTRDNFTMTMDISVYSFTSVMQRAEKMMTEGGSAVTLTYYGAERIMPHYNVMGVAKAALEASVRYLAEDLGKDGIRVNAISAGPIKTLAASGIGDFRYIMKWNEYNSPLRRNVTTADVGGSALYLLSDLSAGVTGETHHVDAGYHVVGMKAVDAPDIEKA; encoded by the coding sequence ATGTCAAACTCTCTTATGGCCGGAAAACGCGGACTGATCATGGGACTTGCCAATGACAAGTCCATCGCATGGGGCATTGCCAAGGCCTGTGCCGATGCGGGTGCGGAGCTGGCATTCTCCTATCAGGGCGATGCGCTGAAAAAGCGCGTGGGCCCGCTGGCAGAGAGCCTGGGCTCCGATATCGTGCTGCCCTGCGATGTGGGCGACGAGGCGTCGATCGACGCGCTCTTTGACGGCCTGAAGGAACGGTGGGACCGGCTCGACTTCATCGTCCATGCCATCGGCTATTCGGACAAGACCCAGCTGCGCGGCCGCTACGTGGACACCACCCGCGACAATTTCACCATGACCATGGATATCTCGGTCTATTCGTTCACCAGCGTGATGCAGCGCGCGGAGAAGATGATGACCGAAGGCGGCAGCGCGGTGACGCTGACCTATTACGGGGCCGAGCGGATCATGCCGCATTATAATGTCATGGGTGTCGCCAAGGCCGCGCTGGAAGCCTCGGTGCGCTACCTCGCCGAGGATCTGGGCAAGGACGGCATTCGGGTGAACGCAATCTCCGCAGGTCCGATCAAGACGCTGGCCGCCTCGGGCATCGGCGATTTCCGCTACATCATGAAGTGGAACGAGTATAACTCGCCCCTGCGCCGCAACGTGACGACCGCCGATGTGGGCGGCTCCGCCCTTTACCTGCTGTCGGATCTCAGCGCAGGCGTCACCGGCGAGACGCATCACGTCGATGCGGGTTACCACGTCGTCGGCATGAAGGCGGTGGACGCCCCCGATATCGAGAAAGCCTGA
- the gpt gene encoding xanthine phosphoribosyltransferase: MTDLLPHEKGFHVSWDQLHRDARALSWRLQSNVPEGGWRAVVAITRGGMAPAMIVARELDIRTVDTISVKSYDHQTQSEPRIIKSPDMEVVGDGTGILIVDDLVDTGRTLEVVRRAMPKAHVATVYAKPKGRPMVDTFITEVSQDTWIFFPWDMALQYVKPFHGADD, encoded by the coding sequence ATGACCGATCTTCTGCCGCATGAAAAAGGCTTCCATGTCAGCTGGGACCAGTTGCACCGCGACGCGCGCGCACTGTCCTGGCGGCTGCAATCGAATGTGCCCGAAGGCGGCTGGCGCGCCGTGGTGGCCATCACCCGCGGCGGCATGGCGCCCGCGATGATCGTTGCGCGCGAGCTCGATATCCGCACCGTCGACACGATCAGCGTGAAAAGCTACGACCACCAGACCCAGTCCGAGCCGCGCATCATCAAGAGCCCGGACATGGAGGTGGTGGGCGACGGCACCGGCATCCTGATCGTGGACGATCTGGTGGACACGGGCCGCACGCTGGAAGTGGTCCGCCGGGCCATGCCGAAGGCGCATGTGGCCACCGTCTACGCCAAGCCCAAGGGCCGCCCGATGGTCGACACCTTCATCACGGAAGTCAGCCAGGACACCTGGATCTTCTTTCCCTGGGACATGGCGCTGCAATACGTCAAACCGTTCCACGGCGCGGACGACTGA
- a CDS encoding peptidylprolyl isomerase → MALKAGRISKFFLWILMGLLLVGLAGFGAVNLSGTARSVAAVGDQEVSVDAYARAVQQELRALQAQRGEAVTFAEARQAGLDTQVLSQLVLTRALDYEANRLGISVGDEMVAAELAQVGAFQGPNGQFSRDAYSFALDNAGMSESEFEEDLRNEISRTVFQGGVFSGLTMPAPYTDAIIEYAGERRDVTFAVLTGADLEVGIDAPTEDDLRSFYDENIDRYTIPETKRITYAWITPDMILDSVEVPEETLREAYEEQSARFNMPERRLVERLVFSDDTAAEAAAARIADGEITFEALVAERGLALSDTDLGAVSRDDLGDAAEAVFAAETGSVAGPAPTGLGPALFRVNAELAAVETSFEEAVPMLRDTLVLDRARRVIAAQAESYDNELAGGATLEELAESTDLTLGQIDWNRDSNDDIAAYPAFNSAARAAAEDDYPEIVELGDGGLFALRVDGIDAPAPASFEEVEAEVSAAWEQERTTAALLEQAEAHAEAISQGASFADRGLPDTELTGVERTAVPERLPRNAVADAFDAESGSAIAVAGPDRVAVIRVDAITPADPESEDAVALATRLSEQAEAALADDLFRALSADIQSRAGVTVNQDALNAVNSSLQ, encoded by the coding sequence ATGGCACTCAAGGCCGGCCGTATTTCCAAGTTCTTCCTGTGGATCCTGATGGGCCTTCTGCTCGTCGGTCTGGCGGGCTTCGGCGCCGTCAACCTGTCGGGCACGGCGCGCAGCGTGGCGGCCGTGGGCGACCAGGAGGTCAGCGTCGACGCCTATGCCCGCGCGGTTCAGCAGGAATTGCGCGCGCTGCAGGCGCAGCGGGGCGAAGCCGTGACCTTCGCCGAAGCACGCCAGGCCGGTCTCGACACGCAGGTGCTTTCGCAGCTCGTGCTGACCCGCGCGCTCGATTACGAAGCCAACCGCCTCGGCATCTCCGTCGGTGACGAAATGGTCGCGGCAGAGCTTGCCCAGGTCGGTGCCTTCCAGGGCCCCAACGGTCAATTCAGCCGCGACGCCTATTCCTTCGCCCTCGACAATGCGGGCATGAGCGAGAGCGAATTCGAGGAAGACCTCCGCAACGAGATTTCGCGCACCGTCTTTCAGGGCGGCGTCTTCTCCGGGCTGACCATGCCCGCGCCCTATACCGACGCGATCATCGAATATGCAGGCGAGCGCCGCGACGTGACCTTCGCGGTCCTGACTGGTGCCGATCTGGAAGTGGGCATCGACGCCCCCACCGAAGACGACCTGCGCAGCTTCTACGACGAGAATATCGACCGCTACACGATCCCCGAGACGAAACGCATCACCTATGCCTGGATCACGCCGGACATGATTCTCGACAGCGTCGAGGTGCCCGAAGAGACCCTGCGCGAAGCCTATGAGGAGCAATCGGCGCGCTTCAACATGCCCGAGCGGCGGTTGGTCGAGCGTCTCGTCTTCTCCGACGATACGGCGGCCGAGGCCGCGGCGGCGCGCATCGCGGATGGCGAGATCACCTTCGAGGCGCTGGTGGCCGAACGCGGGCTTGCGCTGTCGGATACCGATCTGGGTGCCGTGTCCCGCGACGATCTGGGCGATGCGGCAGAAGCCGTCTTCGCCGCCGAGACGGGCAGCGTGGCGGGTCCCGCCCCCACGGGCCTTGGGCCTGCGCTTTTCCGCGTGAATGCCGAGCTCGCCGCGGTCGAGACCTCCTTCGAGGAGGCCGTGCCGATGCTGCGCGACACGCTGGTTCTGGATCGCGCCCGCCGCGTGATCGCCGCGCAGGCCGAAAGCTACGACAACGAACTTGCAGGCGGCGCCACGCTCGAGGAACTGGCGGAGTCCACGGATCTGACGCTGGGCCAGATCGACTGGAACCGCGACAGCAACGACGACATCGCCGCCTACCCGGCCTTCAACAGCGCGGCCCGCGCCGCCGCCGAAGACGATTACCCCGAAATCGTCGAACTGGGCGATGGCGGGCTCTTTGCGCTGCGCGTCGACGGGATCGACGCGCCCGCGCCCGCTTCCTTCGAGGAGGTCGAGGCCGAGGTCTCCGCCGCGTGGGAGCAGGAGCGGACCACCGCGGCGCTGCTGGAACAGGCAGAGGCGCATGCCGAGGCGATCAGCCAGGGTGCGAGCTTTGCAGATCGCGGCCTGCCAGACACCGAACTGACCGGTGTGGAGCGGACCGCAGTGCCGGAGCGCCTGCCCCGGAACGCCGTTGCCGATGCGTTTGATGCCGAAAGCGGCAGCGCCATCGCGGTGGCAGGCCCGGATCGCGTCGCGGTGATCCGCGTGGATGCCATCACCCCCGCCGATCCCGAAAGCGAAGACGCCGTGGCGCTGGCGACACGCCTGTCCGAACAGGCCGAGGCGGCACTGGCGGACGATTTGTTCCGCGCGCTGTCTGCAGACATCCAGTCCCGTGCGGGCGTCACCGTGAACCAGGACGCGCTCAACGCGGTCAATTCCTCCCTCCAGTGA
- the trpE gene encoding anthranilate synthase component I, whose product MADLTPSFAEFETAYDAGRNQVVYARLAADLDTPVSLMLKLTGAASDAFMLESVTGGEVRGRYSIIGMKPDLVWQCHGEAARVNRQARFDAQAFEPMDADPLTALRAILEESRIDLPDGLPQASAGLFGYLGYDMIRLVEHLPDVNPDPLGLPDATLIRPSVVAVLDGVKGEVIVVSPAWVSSGQSARAAYAQAAERVMDAVRDLERALPQQARTLGEAAELGTPRSNFTHEGYKQAVERAKDYIRAGDIFQVVPSQRWTQDFPLPPFALYRSLRRTNPSPFMFYFNFGGFQVIGASPEILVRVFGREVTIRPIAGTRPRGATPAEDDANEADLLADPKELAEHLMLLDLGRNDTGRVSKIGTVHPTEKFVIERYSHVMHIVSNVVGELSEDHDALSALLAGLPAGTVSGAPKVRAMEIIDELEPEKRGIYGGGVGYFSAGGDMDMCIALRTAVVKDDKLYIQAGGGVVYDSDPEAEYQETVHKSNAIRRAAADAARFTGTGNG is encoded by the coding sequence ATGGCCGATCTGACCCCTTCCTTCGCGGAGTTCGAGACCGCGTATGACGCGGGCCGCAACCAGGTGGTCTATGCCCGCCTCGCGGCTGATCTCGACACGCCCGTGTCGCTCATGCTGAAGCTGACGGGGGCGGCCAGCGACGCCTTCATGCTGGAATCGGTCACCGGTGGCGAGGTGCGCGGGCGCTATTCGATCATCGGCATGAAGCCCGATCTGGTCTGGCAATGCCATGGCGAGGCTGCGCGCGTGAACCGGCAGGCGCGCTTTGACGCGCAGGCCTTCGAGCCGATGGACGCCGATCCGCTGACCGCCCTGCGTGCCATTCTCGAGGAAAGCCGCATCGACCTGCCCGACGGACTGCCGCAGGCCTCCGCCGGGCTCTTCGGCTATCTCGGCTACGACATGATCCGGCTTGTGGAGCATCTGCCCGATGTGAACCCCGACCCGCTGGGCCTGCCCGATGCCACGCTGATCCGGCCCTCCGTGGTGGCCGTGCTTGACGGGGTGAAGGGCGAAGTGATCGTCGTCTCGCCCGCCTGGGTCTCGTCGGGTCAATCGGCGCGCGCGGCCTATGCGCAAGCCGCCGAGCGGGTGATGGACGCGGTTCGCGACCTCGAACGCGCCCTGCCGCAGCAGGCCCGCACCCTGGGTGAAGCCGCCGAGCTCGGTACGCCACGCTCGAACTTCACCCATGAGGGCTACAAGCAAGCGGTCGAGCGCGCCAAGGATTACATCCGCGCGGGAGACATCTTCCAGGTCGTGCCATCCCAGCGCTGGACGCAGGATTTCCCGCTGCCGCCCTTCGCGCTTTATCGCTCGCTCCGGCGCACGAACCCGTCGCCCTTCATGTTCTATTTCAACTTCGGCGGCTTCCAGGTCATCGGCGCTTCTCCCGAGATCCTCGTGCGGGTCTTCGGGCGCGAGGTCACGATCCGGCCCATCGCGGGCACGCGGCCGCGCGGTGCGACGCCTGCCGAGGACGACGCGAACGAAGCGGACCTGCTGGCCGATCCCAAGGAGTTGGCCGAGCATCTGATGCTGCTGGATCTGGGGCGCAACGATACGGGGCGGGTGTCGAAGATCGGCACCGTGCATCCCACGGAGAAATTCGTGATCGAGCGCTACAGCCACGTCATGCATATCGTCTCGAACGTGGTGGGCGAGCTCAGCGAGGATCACGACGCGCTCTCGGCGCTTCTGGCAGGCCTGCCCGCGGGCACGGTCTCGGGCGCGCCCAAGGTCCGCGCGATGGAGATCATCGACGAGCTCGAGCCCGAAAAGCGCGGTATCTATGGCGGCGGCGTCGGGTATTTCTCCGCAGGCGGCGACATGGACATGTGCATCGCGCTGCGCACCGCGGTGGTCAAGGACGACAAGCTCTATATCCAGGCGGGCGGCGGCGTGGTCTATGACAGTGATCCCGAGGCCGAGTACCAGGAGACGGTGCACAAATCGAACGCGATCCGGCGGGCTGCGGCCGATGCGGCGCGCTTCACCGGGACCGGCAACGGCTGA
- a CDS encoding cytochrome c, whose product MISKPKRAALAAVLLCLATQGAAQDNDHGSELYSQFCATCHGSGAAGDGPLTELLTQEVPDLVGLAARNDGEFPMLDVIHIIDGRTGLRAHGGPMPVYGDVFSRNGGDDMDYSGVLEARGKILSLAYYLESLQD is encoded by the coding sequence GTGATTTCGAAGCCCAAACGCGCAGCGCTTGCCGCCGTCCTGCTCTGTCTCGCCACGCAAGGTGCGGCACAGGATAACGACCACGGCTCGGAGCTTTATTCGCAATTCTGCGCCACCTGCCACGGCAGCGGTGCGGCGGGCGATGGCCCGCTGACCGAATTGCTCACCCAGGAGGTCCCGGATCTCGTTGGCCTCGCCGCAAGGAATGACGGCGAATTTCCGATGCTGGACGTGATCCACATCATCGACGGCCGCACCGGGCTGCGCGCCCATGGCGGGCCGATGCCGGTCTATGGCGATGTGTTCAGCCGCAACGGCGGTGACGACATGGATTACAGCGGCGTGCTGGAGGCGCGCGGCAAGATCCTGTCGCTCGCCTATTATCTGGAAAGCCTGCAGGACTGA
- a CDS encoding SufE family protein produces MAQPAFEDVVEDFAFLDDWEDRYRLVIEMGRDMEPLDEALKVPATKVEGCASQVWLHPRIEAGDFHFQGDSDAMIVRGLIAVLHKLYDGLPVDQVAAVDAKAELGRLGLNDHLSAQRSNGLRAMIERIRAQAVEAA; encoded by the coding sequence ATGGCACAGCCCGCATTCGAAGACGTGGTCGAGGATTTCGCCTTTCTCGACGATTGGGAAGACCGGTACCGCCTCGTGATCGAGATGGGCCGCGACATGGAGCCGCTCGACGAGGCGCTGAAAGTGCCTGCCACCAAGGTCGAGGGCTGCGCGAGCCAGGTCTGGCTGCATCCCCGGATCGAGGCAGGGGACTTTCATTTCCAGGGCGACAGCGACGCCATGATCGTGCGCGGGCTGATCGCGGTGCTGCACAAGTTGTATGACGGGCTGCCGGTGGACCAGGTCGCCGCCGTCGATGCCAAGGCGGAGCTCGGACGGCTCGGGCTCAACGATCATCTGTCGGCGCAGCGGTCGAACGGCTTGCGCGCGATGATCGAGCGGATCCGGGCACAGGCGGTCGAAGCGGCCTGA